Proteins encoded within one genomic window of Polaribacter sp. NJDZ03:
- a CDS encoding helix-turn-helix domain-containing protein has protein sequence MKKEQEKLFDLIKLKLPKNVSFIDEISDVLDLSYDAAYRRIKGKTPLNLTETLQLSNHYNISLNTLLIETKNNAQKIVVEKTHHIISNDFLHVFFKEAVKEIQNLLESKEALLINSLKDYPLYHAGNSYFAKFRIFALINMSTSDSKVKKLPFSEFTPSKEILKNHNTFLSKYNKVALIEIWSDSTIDNILNQIQYFFDVGLTTKEESIKIADGLIDSLLIIEKQAKNQKRDKSENSYHLYHNNLVPLLNTVLMQTKTNKKVFVPYTNLSYFKVSDENTTNQIELHLKTQLEFSKNLSGDAAVDRQKFFNTLSQKIENRKIKLSATFLHNNLSNSVL, from the coding sequence ATGAAAAAAGAACAAGAAAAATTATTTGACTTAATAAAACTAAAACTCCCCAAAAACGTTTCTTTTATAGACGAAATTTCGGATGTTTTAGATTTAAGTTATGATGCTGCTTACCGCAGAATTAAAGGAAAAACCCCCTTAAACCTAACAGAAACACTACAACTTTCTAACCATTACAATATTAGTTTAAACACATTATTGATTGAAACAAAAAATAATGCTCAAAAAATTGTTGTGGAAAAGACTCATCATATAATTTCAAATGATTTTTTACATGTCTTTTTTAAAGAAGCTGTAAAAGAAATTCAAAATTTATTAGAATCTAAAGAAGCGCTACTAATTAATTCACTTAAAGATTACCCTCTCTATCATGCGGGTAATAGTTATTTTGCTAAGTTTAGAATCTTCGCTTTAATAAATATGTCTACTAGCGATTCTAAGGTAAAAAAACTTCCTTTTTCTGAGTTTACTCCCTCTAAAGAAATTCTAAAAAATCATAATACTTTTTTAAGTAAATACAATAAGGTTGCTCTTATAGAAATTTGGAGTGACTCTACCATCGATAATATTTTAAATCAAATTCAATACTTTTTTGACGTTGGACTCACTACAAAAGAAGAATCTATAAAAATTGCGGATGGTTTAATAGACTCTCTGTTAATAATTGAAAAACAAGCAAAGAATCAAAAAAGAGACAAAAGCGAAAATAGTTATCATTTATACCATAACAACCTTGTTCCTCTATTAAACACGGTGCTTATGCAAACAAAAACTAATAAAAAAGTTTTTGTTCCTTATACCAATCTAAGTTACTTTAAGGTAAGTGATGAAAATACTACAAACCAAATTGAGCTACATTTAAAAACTCAATTAGAGTTTTCTAAAAACCTTTCTGGAGATGCTGCTGTAGATAGACAGAAATTCTTTAATACTCTTTCTCAAAAAATTGAAAATCGAAAAATAAAACTTTCTGCCACTTTTTTACATAATAATCTTTCTAACTCTGTTTTGTAA
- a CDS encoding HopJ type III effector protein: MIIQQFITKLKANPTSILFAETMQVIEDNYNFTPTTFTNGDIKNKAGENSGSCKLFAFAKIQKMTKEETLFCFGEHYKNVLEDVNGDSHQNIRNFMKFGFDGLSFESEALEVK, encoded by the coding sequence ATGATCATTCAACAATTCATAACAAAACTAAAAGCAAACCCAACTTCAATCTTATTTGCAGAAACCATGCAAGTAATTGAAGACAACTATAATTTTACTCCAACTACTTTTACAAACGGAGATATTAAAAACAAGGCAGGAGAAAACTCGGGTTCTTGTAAGTTATTTGCATTTGCTAAAATTCAAAAAATGACAAAAGAAGAAACGTTATTTTGCTTTGGAGAACATTATAAAAATGTTTTAGAAGATGTAAACGGAGACTCTCATCAAAATATCAGAAATTTTATGAAGTTTGGTTTCGATGGTTTGTCTTTTGAAAGTGAAGCTTTAGAGGTCAAGTAA
- a CDS encoding helix-turn-helix transcriptional regulator, with amino-acid sequence MKNLIKVERARHNLTQADLAKKVDVSRQTIYAIENNKFNPSVTLAIKMARLFNVTVEYLFDIEED; translated from the coding sequence ATGAAAAACTTAATAAAAGTAGAACGTGCAAGGCATAATTTAACACAAGCTGATTTGGCAAAAAAGGTTGATGTTTCTAGACAAACTATTTATGCAATAGAAAATAATAAATTTAATCCGTCTGTAACTTTAGCTATTAAAATGGCGCGTCTTTTTAATGTGACAGTAGAGTATTTATTTGATATTGAAGAGGATTAA
- a CDS encoding uracil-DNA glycosylase family protein produces MQHLLSEIKQCKICEPHLDLGANPVVTAHKKSKIVIIGQAPGTKVHKSGIPWDDASGKQLRKWLNVSDEDFYDVEKFAIVPMGFCYPGKGKSGDKPPRKECAPQWHQQLFELMPNLKMIILIGMYAQNYYLKDKAKRTLTETVDNYPEYLPKYFTLPHPSPRNRFWLTKNPWFEKNVIPNLQNRVRKIIM; encoded by the coding sequence ATGCAACACCTTTTATCAGAAATAAAACAATGTAAAATTTGTGAGCCACATTTAGATTTAGGAGCTAACCCTGTTGTTACTGCACATAAAAAATCTAAAATTGTAATTATTGGTCAAGCACCCGGAACAAAGGTTCATAAATCTGGGATTCCTTGGGACGATGCAAGCGGAAAACAATTAAGAAAGTGGCTCAATGTTTCTGATGAAGATTTTTACGATGTAGAAAAATTTGCAATTGTGCCCATGGGGTTTTGTTATCCTGGTAAAGGAAAAAGTGGTGATAAACCGCCCCGTAAAGAATGTGCTCCACAATGGCATCAGCAGTTATTTGAATTAATGCCAAACTTAAAAATGATAATTTTAATAGGAATGTATGCACAAAACTATTACCTAAAAGACAAAGCCAAAAGAACGCTTACAGAAACGGTAGATAATTATCCAGAGTATTTGCCTAAATATTTTACACTTCCGCATCCATCACCCAGAAATCGTTTTTGGTTGACTAAAAACCCCTGGTTTGAGAAAAATGTAATTCCAAATTTACAAAACAGAGTTAGAAAGATTATTATGTAA
- the rsmI gene encoding 16S rRNA (cytidine(1402)-2'-O)-methyltransferase → MSKLYLVPTPIGNLEDMTFRAIRILKEVDFILAEDTRTSGKLLKHFEIETQMHSHHMHNEHKSVKGIVQRIKNGETCALISDAGTPAISDPGFLLTRACVENNIEVDCLPGATAFVPALVNSGLPNDKFVFEGFLPVKKGRQTRFLLLAEETRTIIFYESPHKLIKTLGHFVEYFGADRQVSVSRELTKMFEETIRGTATEVLAHYTNKPPKGEIVVIVEGKK, encoded by the coding sequence ATGAGTAAATTATATTTAGTCCCAACACCAATAGGTAATTTAGAAGACATGACTTTTAGAGCCATTAGAATTCTAAAAGAAGTAGATTTTATTTTAGCAGAAGATACCCGTACAAGCGGTAAACTCTTAAAACATTTTGAGATTGAAACACAAATGCACAGTCATCATATGCATAATGAGCATAAGTCTGTAAAAGGAATTGTACAAAGAATTAAAAATGGAGAAACCTGTGCCTTAATTTCCGATGCTGGAACACCTGCAATTTCCGATCCTGGTTTTTTATTAACCAGAGCCTGTGTAGAAAATAATATAGAAGTAGATTGTTTACCTGGTGCAACAGCATTTGTACCTGCATTGGTAAACTCTGGTTTGCCAAATGATAAGTTTGTTTTTGAAGGTTTTTTGCCTGTTAAAAAAGGAAGACAAACCCGTTTTTTATTATTAGCAGAAGAAACAAGAACTATCATATTTTACGAATCTCCGCATAAATTGATTAAAACATTGGGGCATTTTGTAGAATATTTTGGTGCCGACAGACAAGTCTCTGTATCAAGAGAACTCACTAAAATGTTTGAAGAAACGATTAGAGGAACTGCAACAGAAGTTTTAGCACATTATACAAATAAGCCACCAAAAGGGGAAATTGTTGTAATTGTAGAAGGGAAGAAGTAA